GTGGCGATGTTGACGATCTGCGCCCAGGCGCGGGATTCGACGAAGCCACTGAGCAGCCGGTGGGCGAAGTACTCCCCGTTGGAGAGCAGGTCTTCAAAGGCTACGGCGCGGGAGATGGGGCCGTCGTAGAAGAAGATGTTGATCGTCCGGCCCGAGTTCTTCAGGCGGAGCTGATAGGGCATCGAGGGGTCGATGCCGCCGGGCCCTGCCTCCTGCCAGGAGCGGCTGCCGATTTTCCGGACGCGCCGGGCCTGGTGCGGAGCCAGGATGGTGAAGCGAATCCCCTGCCCTGCCATGATCTCCAGAGTCTCCAGGTCCACCGCGGTCTCCGGCAGCCACATCCCCTCCGGCTCCCGGCCGAAGCGGTGCACAAAGTCCCTGATTCCCCAGACCACCTGAGTGTACTTGTCCCGCTGGTTTGCGAGCGGCATGATCATGTGGTTGTATGCCTGGGCAAGGGCAGTCCCGTGACCCGAAAAGTTTTTCCGGCTTTCCCGGTCGGCCTCGATTATTGCCCGGTAGACCTCCGGTTCCTTGTTTTCCAGCCAGTGGAGCAGGGTGGGGCCGAAATTGAAGCTGATCCTTGTGTAGTTGTTGACGATTTTTTTAATCTGCCCCTTGCCGTTGAGGATGCGTGAAGCGGTGTTGGGTGCGTAGCATTCTGCGGTAATCCGCTCGTTCCAGTCGTGGTAAGGGTAGGCCGAGTCCTGAAGCTCGATGTCTTCAAGCCACGGGTTTTCCCGCGGCGGCTGGTAAAAGTGGCCGTGAATGCAGATGTAGCGCTCCATACCATTATTACCCCCTCTTTGTTTCCAGGCTGAACGGCGTTTGACCGTGCCCGCTCCCCTGTTTCAGGGGTGATGGCCGGGCAGGTTCTTTGATGTGTTGCGCTCTGCTCATGTCTCCAGTGATTAGTTTTAAGCAAGAAACGGTTCTTCATACCGCCGGATCCCTGGAGCAGCGCAAATTCCTGCACGCACAGGCCGGGTTCGCCATGGCAGGCCGGCCGGCTGGGGAGCTGTTTTTCCGGGTTCCTGTCGAGTTTCGTTAGCGGCGTGCAGTTTTCTGGACCGACTGGAAGAAAATTTCGCGTGAGAATCTGATTTTGATGCTTTCGTGAGATTTTTCATGTTATAATTAGTATGACCAGGGCGCGGGCCGGAGCAGGAGGCTTGAGGATTGCTGTGGAATAAGAAAAGACAGGAAAAGGTGCGGGCAGTGTTCCACGTGGAACATGCTTCCCGAAACAGCGAAGGCAGGGCAGACCAGCCGGAACAAGCCATGCGAGCACGGATTATTGCCATTGCGAACCAGAAGGGCGGGGTCGCCAAAACGACCACGGCCGTGAACCTCAGCGCGTGCCTTGCGGCAGCAGGAAAAAGGGTGCTGCTGGTTGATGCCGACCCGCAGGGCAACGCCACAAGCGGGATCGGGGTGGAGCGGGAAAGCCTTTCCCGGTGCATTTACGATCTCCTGCTGGAGGAGGCGACCGCAGAGGAGGTCGTTGTGCCCACCCAGGTGCCCGGCCTGGATCTGATTCCCGCAACCATCAACCTTGCCGGAGCGGAGATAGAACTGGTGAACCTCCCGCACCGCGAAGCCAGATTGCGCCGCGCCCTTCATCCGCTGCGGGACCGCTACAATTTTATTTTTGTCGACTGCCCACCCTCCCTCGGCCTTCTCACCATCAATGCCCTGACCGCTGCCGACCGGGTGCTGATCCCCATTCAGTGCGAGTACTATGCGCTGGAGGGGTTGGGGCAGCTGCTGCGGACGATCCAGCTGGTCCAGCAGCGCCTCAACCCTCAGCTTGAACTGGAGGGGGTTCTTCTGACAATGTTTGACGCCAGGACTAATCTCTCGATTCAGGTGGTTGAAGAGGTGAAGGACTATTTCGGGGACAAGGTCTTCCGGACGATTATTCCCAGAAACGTCCGGCTGAGCGAGGCGCCCAGCCACGGGAAGCCTGTCATCTCCTATGATGCCCGCTCCCGGGGTGCCCTCCTTTATCAGGAGCTGGCCCAGGAAGTGATCCAGAATGAAAAATAAGGGTCTGGGGAGGGGCCTGCGCGCCCTGATTCCTGCGGTGCCGGAGGGTGCCGCCCCGGGAGAGGAAATCCTGGAGCTCGCAGTCGAAAAGATCAGGCCCGGTCCTTTTCAGGCGCGCCAGGAATTCGATGCCGCTGCCCTTTCCGAACTTGCCGCCTCCATCAAGGCCCACGGAGTGATGCAGCCTGTTGTGGTCCGGCCGCTGGGCGACGACCAGTACGAATTGATCATCGGGGAGCGGCGCTGGCGTGCCTGCCAGCAGGCAGGGATAAAAACCATCCCTGCAGTTATCCGCAGGGTGGATGATCTCACCTCCAGCGAGATGATGCTGGTGGAAAACCTCCAGCGGGAGGATTTAAATCCCCTGGAAGAGGCGCTGGCGTACAGGCGCCTGGTGGATGAGTTCCACCTCACCCAGGAGGAGATTGCTGCCCGGGTCGGCAAGAGCAGGCCTCGCGTCGCCAACACCATGCGCCTGCTCCAGCTTCCCCAGGAGGTCCAGGATCTCCTTGCAAAGGGAGTTTTAAGTGCGGGGCACGGCAAGGCCCTGCTGGGGCTTGAAAGCCCCGAGCAGCAGCGCGCCCTCGCCCGGGAAATTGCAGACCGGGGCCTCTCGGTCCGGGAGACGGAAAAGGCGGTGCGGCGCCTGCTCCGGGCGGGAACCGGCTCCGCCCGGGCAAGGAAAGAAACGTCCTCCGGGCCGGAGCTTGCCGAAGCAGAGTCCCGGCTCCGGCAGCTGCTGGGGACGAAGGTGAAAATCAAAGCGGGCCCGCGGGGCGGGAAAATTGAAATCGAATTTTACAGCAAGGATGAACTGGATCGTTTACTGGAGTGGTTTCTAGGTGATCTATCTCGATAATGCGGCAACTACCTGGCCGAAGCCGCCAGGTGTCGAAAAGGCGATCGTCGAGACCCTGCGTGAAAAGGGCGCGAATCCCGGCCGGGGAGGGCACCGGATGTCCCTCGCGGCGGGGCGGGTCGTCTACCAGGCGCGGGAGCTGCTTGCCCGCCTCTTTGGAGTCCGGGACCCCTCCCGGATCTGCTTCACCCTGAACTGCACCGAGGCCCTGAATCTCGCCCTCAAGGGATTGTTGAAGCCCGGGGACCACGTTCTCACCAGCAGCATGGAGCACAATTCCATGATCCGGCCGCTCAAAGCGCTCGCCAAAAGCGGGGTGGAGTATACGGTGGTTCCCTGCAGCGCGCGGGGAGAGCTGGATCCGGATGACCTGGAGAAGGGAATTCTGCCCAACACCCGCCTGATCGCCCTCACCCATGCTTCGAACGTCACCGGCACCCTGCTTCCCATCGCCGAAGCCGGAAAAATCGCGCGGGAGCACGGCCTGGTCTTTCTGGTGGATGCCGCCCAGACCGCCGGGATTTTCCCTATTGATGTGGAGGAGCTGAACATCGATCTCCTGGCTTTTCCGGGCCACAAGGGGCTCTACGGCCCTCCCGGCACCGGCGGGCTCTACATCAGGGAGGGGCTTTCCCTGGCGCCGCTCAAGCACGGGGGAACGGGGAGCTACTCCGAGTCCGAGGAGCAGCCCGAAATCATGCCCGATATGTACGAGAGCGGGACGGTGAACACCATCGGGATTGCAGGGCTGGGAGCAGGAGTCTCCTTTGTGCTTCAGGAGGGGCTGGAGCAGATCCGGAGCCGGGAGGAGCAGCTGCTGGAGAGGCTCCGGGAGGGGCTGGCGGGGGTGCCCGGGATTAAAATTTACGGCCCCGCCGGGGGCCCCCAGGCGCCTACCCTTGCCGTAAATCTGGGCAGCGCCGACTCCGGAGAGGTCGCCTTCCTCCTTGACCGCATCTACCAGATCGCGGTCCGGGCGGGGCTCCACTGCGCGGCCCTCGCCCACCGAACGCTGGGCACGACCAGGCAGGGGGTTGTCAGGTTCAGCCTTTCGTATTTTAATACAGAGGAAGAAATCGAGGCAGCAGTTCGAGCAATGGAAGAGCTGGCAAAAGACCTTTCTTAAAGTGTCCGTTGCATTTCCGGAAGAGCTTTTGCCCGCCGACGGGGCGGGTTTTTAGTTTAGACGAAGGCGGGAGTGGGTCGGCAGGTGCCGGTTGTGACGGTAAAAATGG
This DNA window, taken from Bacillota bacterium, encodes the following:
- a CDS encoding ParB/RepB/Spo0J family partition protein is translated as MKNKGLGRGLRALIPAVPEGAAPGEEILELAVEKIRPGPFQARQEFDAAALSELAASIKAHGVMQPVVVRPLGDDQYELIIGERRWRACQQAGIKTIPAVIRRVDDLTSSEMMLVENLQREDLNPLEEALAYRRLVDEFHLTQEEIAARVGKSRPRVANTMRLLQLPQEVQDLLAKGVLSAGHGKALLGLESPEQQRALAREIADRGLSVRETEKAVRRLLRAGTGSARARKETSSGPELAEAESRLRQLLGTKVKIKAGPRGGKIEIEFYSKDELDRLLEWFLGDLSR
- a CDS encoding aminotransferase class V-fold PLP-dependent enzyme, whose product is MIYLDNAATTWPKPPGVEKAIVETLREKGANPGRGGHRMSLAAGRVVYQARELLARLFGVRDPSRICFTLNCTEALNLALKGLLKPGDHVLTSSMEHNSMIRPLKALAKSGVEYTVVPCSARGELDPDDLEKGILPNTRLIALTHASNVTGTLLPIAEAGKIAREHGLVFLVDAAQTAGIFPIDVEELNIDLLAFPGHKGLYGPPGTGGLYIREGLSLAPLKHGGTGSYSESEEQPEIMPDMYESGTVNTIGIAGLGAGVSFVLQEGLEQIRSREEQLLERLREGLAGVPGIKIYGPAGGPQAPTLAVNLGSADSGEVAFLLDRIYQIAVRAGLHCAALAHRTLGTTRQGVVRFSLSYFNTEEEIEAAVRAMEELAKDLS
- a CDS encoding ParA family protein, whose amino-acid sequence is MRARIIAIANQKGGVAKTTTAVNLSACLAAAGKRVLLVDADPQGNATSGIGVERESLSRCIYDLLLEEATAEEVVVPTQVPGLDLIPATINLAGAEIELVNLPHREARLRRALHPLRDRYNFIFVDCPPSLGLLTINALTAADRVLIPIQCEYYALEGLGQLLRTIQLVQQRLNPQLELEGVLLTMFDARTNLSIQVVEEVKDYFGDKVFRTIIPRNVRLSEAPSHGKPVISYDARSRGALLYQELAQEVIQNEK